The nucleotide sequence ATTGCAACGCACTATACTTGCGTTCTGCATCTGTAGAGCCATCTATGAATTtgggagtggttacatttctcaagCCCCAAACTGCAGTTTTATAAAAAGCCAAGTGATGGGAATGCCGTTCGGCTGGAAAACGAATAAAGGATTGTGCCTTTCTTTACTAACTTTGAAAATAACTAAAAGCATTTTAGCCAACACCTTTGGCTCTATTGTCCTGTTTCATGTTCCTTTCACGTGATGGCCTAATTATCGAAGATCTTTATCTAATGTCCTTTTCACTGGAATAACAAACGGTTGACTTTCGTTTCTGTTTGCCTGCTCCACGACAATGGACAACGGAACTTGTTCCACAAGTCGCGACAACCATACCAATTAAGTTTCATATACGGGATGCTTGAAATGTCCAATAGGGGCACGGAGAtggatatagacacaccctaaaTTGGCGCGCTTAAGTTTCGTTTACCAAAACGTTCTAGCCACTGCATTATTTAACCCTGACCCAGTCTTCTTTCCCACAGTCACTGATACAATCAACATAGGAACCATGGGACTTCGTGAGTAACCTAAACCTCTAATATATCTGGCTAAATCTAAATTGTGTGAAGTAGGCTAGGCTACAGTAACAATAACCAATGCATAATTTTTGCATTTTATTTTCATGTAATTATATTTGCTCATTTTATGTTGTTCCTTTTTTTAACAGTTACCTTTATTGCTGTCACAGCAGCTGGAGCAGGTGAGACATTTGCCATGCTATTTAAGAATCAACTCTGTGACATAATTAAAACGGTAATATATTATCAGATTACCCTGTGTCAATTTCATTTAAAACCAAAAAGCTGATGATAAGAAGACAATGTGAATTTTCATGGAAATACCAATATTGTGGATAGCCTAGTTTAAGTAGGCTAAGCTACCAGCAAAATGCCAATTCAACCCATGGTTACAAGTGCATAATAAAAAGCATAGCTAGCTGCATGTTAAATCATTGACCGTTTTCACATCTCATTTTGAGAAATTCAATGTTTTGTTAACATTTTACCCAATAACTTCAATATATTACCTAGCCAACTGTAGTAGGCTacaattcaaatgtttatttgtatttttactttTAAGGGGGAGCGGTGGTTTTGGCTCCAGTTGTCCTAGGAGCTGTAGGGTTTACCGCCGCTGGCATCGCCGCAAACTCCCTTGCAGCCGGCATGATGGCATCGGCAGCCTCTGCAAGTGGTGGCGGTGTGTTGGCTGGAAGCACCGTTGCCGTTCTGCAGTCGGCAGGTAATGACAGTCACATATTCATGTGTTTAAATATCATATTTAAAAATCTGTCTTACATAATTGTGTTGTGTCCAATACAGTGGCAACCTTACAGAGAACCATATTGTCAATTAATTGCTATTAGAGTCACAGAATCAAAAACAATATGATCTTGTGATAATCCCCCAACTATACCATGAACATCTCTCTTTATGATCTATTTCTTCCCTCTTTATTGTGCATATTAGAACATTGAAGAGCTCTTATTTTCAGACAAGACAAGGCTACGATGCCCTGGTGCCTGAGGTACATTCTGTTGTGAATGCCACAGTGAACGATGTATGTTGTGTTGTTTCCCTCTAGGTGCAGCAGGGTTAGCTGGGTCTACAGCCGCAGTGGTGGCTGGTGTTGGAGGAACAGTGGGATGGCTCACCGCTGCAGCAGCTGCACCCATCTGATGATCCAAACATTGATGATTGATAGCTGTCTTGGGACAGCTCTCTTGTTAAAGAGATgtttaatctcagagatcacctATTTAAATAGCGAATACATGTAAACACTTGATAACATGGTGAAGGAATGCTTTGTGTTAAAAAGGTTTAATATTGAAGTTCATATCTGCCATATTGTGTGCAATGAAGGCAAATGATGACTGACTTGTTCTGTTTGTACATCTTGGTAAGATGCACTTTATTATGTTCTTTCAAGCCCAGAGCTTTTATATACCTTACTTTTTACTTTTTCATATTTCAGTTGAATACCTTCTTTATCTCAATAAAAGGTCAGGTGTTGCCAGATATATTGTAAACATTTGTCTGGTGTCTTTGTctccatatacagtatgtgtcagCTAGGGATGGAAATCAGTTTAGTCTTTGAAACTTGATGTTTCCCAATTGAGCTGAGTAGGCTGCTGTCTTCAAATCTGTACCTCACTGTTCTGTTGTACAGTGTCTATGGCTGCATTGGTTTGTGCTTTTAAGTTTTAATGGCAGACTACACCAATTGGcgtattgccgccacctactgtacaacCATTATACTTTGTGATACGGTAATACAACATTGGGGGAAAGGAAAATTACCATGTCAACTATTAGCCCTCACTaaaaaacccaccacccctttCCACCATTTAACCCTATCTAATCCTACTCCAGGCCAACAGTCTGGGAGGACAGAACattaccactcaacaccccctgatatttgtgcgtctgtaactttctcactaatcattattcacaattcattcaggactatccgtaatcatggtagcatccacattaatgtagaagtgtttagaaacatattctattattatttacaataaaagtgactccaaaatatacaatacattatttatcatTAGTTTCTATAGGGCACAAAATCAACTGACACAAAAAATTatgtgaaacacaaccaaaacaaacagcaaatgcatccaacaagtgtgTAGAGTCACAAGATTGATGtcatcattgcgtgctaggaatatgaggCCAAATACGAAACTTTTGACTacattaatacacatataagtcaATTTGTCCCAATATTTtgggtcccctaaaatggggggactatgaacaaaaagtgctgtaatttctaaacggttcacctgatatgtatgaaaatacattcaaattaaagctgacagactgcactttaacctcatagtcattgtatcaagtgctggagtacagagccaaaggAACAAAACagttgtcactgtcccaatacttttgtagcTCACTGTATATTTTCAAAGACTCACTCAAATGAGTTGCTTTAAACGCTTTACTTTCTGGTCAATTTGTTCCTTTGTTCTGTAAAATCCCATGGCCTGGTTACAGTTAGTTTACCAAAACACACATTTGTTACAGTGCTCTCAATTGATAGTGGTGCTTTGTAGTGTAATGCCCTTAATGAGAGAGATGATGGTTGTGGTTTTACAGTAATAAGGGTTAAAGAGACCACAGTGCCACCTGCAGAGTCACTGTTCACTCACAGTTGTAGTTGCCGTATTGTCACATGCAAGCCTTTAGCGCCACCTAGTGTCAAGGGATGGGCCAAAACAATAAAAATACTGGCATGTCACTTACATTACTTACTGTAAAGCCACAATGAAGAATATTATTTTAAACAGTGTCATATAAGCTTAGTACAACTCTCTTAGGCCAAAATAAAAGGTTGTTTTACtccactgtttgtaaacaatgttttCGTAGACAAAAATGACTTAAAAACTATCATTTTAATCTCATGGCAGTCATTGTATTGCAACGCACTATACTTGCGTTCTGCATCTGTAGAGCCATCTATGAATTtgggagtggttacatttctcaagCCCCAAACTGCAGTTTTATAAAAAGCCAAGTGATGGGAATGCCGTTCGGCTGGAAAACGAATAAAGGATTGTGCCTTTCTTTACTAACTTTGAAAATAACTAAAAGCATTTTAGCCAACACCTTTGGCTCTATTGTCCTGTTTCATGTTCCTTTCACGTGATGGCCTAATTATCGAAGATCTTTATCTAATGTCCTTTTCACTGGAATAAC is from Coregonus clupeaformis isolate EN_2021a unplaced genomic scaffold, ASM2061545v1 scaf3325, whole genome shotgun sequence and encodes:
- the LOC121539203 gene encoding interferon alpha-inducible protein 27-like protein 2A translates to MGLLTFIAVTAAGAGGAVVLAPVVLGAVGFTAAGIAANSLAAGMMASAASASGGGVLAGSTVAVLQSAGAAGLAGSTAAVVAGVGGTVGWLTAAAAAPI